A section of the Pseudomonas fluorescens genome encodes:
- the ubiT gene encoding ubiquinone anaerobic biosynthesis accessory factor UbiT — MLNRKQWLLKGADRLLPLMRKVPFVVQRMALQQALNRCLAEPLRDGGFELLRGRWMCLRIPDLGLRWYLTLGRDGLRIAEQAKAQVTISGNWREFLLLASRQEDPDTLFFRRRLLIEGDTELGLGLKNLIDSLDPQVLPPWLWRNLERAGKGLAA, encoded by the coding sequence GTGCTGAATCGCAAGCAATGGCTGCTCAAGGGCGCAGACCGTTTACTGCCCTTGATGCGCAAGGTGCCATTTGTGGTGCAACGCATGGCCTTGCAACAGGCGTTGAATCGCTGTTTGGCCGAACCCTTGCGCGATGGCGGCTTTGAGCTGCTGCGCGGGCGCTGGATGTGCCTGCGCATTCCCGACCTGGGCTTGCGCTGGTACCTGACCCTGGGTCGCGATGGACTGCGCATCGCTGAACAGGCCAAGGCCCAGGTGACCATCAGCGGCAACTGGCGCGAGTTCCTGTTATTGGCCAGCCGCCAGGAAGATCCGGACACGTTGTTCTTTCGCCGGCGGCTGCTGATCGAGGGGGATACGGAGTTGGGGTTGGGCCTGAAGAACCTGATCGACAGCCTCGACCCGCAGGTGTTGCCGCCCTGGTTGTGGCGCAACCTGGAACGGGCCGGTAAAGGCCTGGCGGCCTGA